From one Streptomyces sp. ICC1 genomic stretch:
- the atpB gene encoding F0F1 ATP synthase subunit A gives MTLAFDINCHFEDGTGCGFPGPTLYSFLFEPIFGDADTNLYFNKTMLLALLGSVIIVGFFWAAFRKPKVVPGKLQMVAEAGYDFVRRGIVYETLGKKEGEKYVPFMVATFFFVWIMNLWSIVPLAQFPITAVIAYPAGLALVIYVMWMSVTFKRHGFVGGFKNITGYDKSLGAVLPLVMVIEFFSNVLVRPFTHAVRLFANMFAGHTLLLLFTIASWYLLNGIGIAYAGVSFVMVIVMTAFELFIQAVQAYVFVLLACSFLQGALAEHH, from the coding sequence ATGACGCTCGCCTTCGATATCAACTGTCATTTCGAAGACGGCACTGGCTGCGGCTTCCCGGGCCCGACCCTGTACTCGTTCCTGTTCGAGCCGATCTTCGGTGACGCCGACACCAACCTGTACTTCAACAAGACGATGCTGCTCGCCCTGCTGGGCTCGGTCATCATCGTCGGCTTCTTCTGGGCCGCGTTCCGGAAGCCGAAGGTCGTCCCGGGCAAGTTGCAGATGGTCGCCGAGGCGGGCTACGACTTCGTACGCCGCGGCATCGTCTACGAGACGCTCGGCAAGAAGGAAGGCGAGAAGTACGTCCCCTTCATGGTCGCGACGTTCTTCTTCGTCTGGATCATGAACCTGTGGTCGATCGTGCCGCTCGCCCAGTTCCCGATCACCGCGGTCATCGCGTACCCGGCCGGCCTCGCCCTCGTCATCTACGTCATGTGGATGTCGGTGACCTTCAAGCGCCACGGCTTCGTCGGCGGCTTCAAGAACATCACCGGCTACGACAAGTCCCTCGGCGCGGTGCTGCCGCTGGTCATGGTGATCGAGTTCTTCTCGAACGTCCTGGTCCGCCCCTTCACCCACGCGGTCCGACTGTTCGCCAACATGTTCGCCGGTCACACGCTGCTGCTGCTGTTCACCATCGCCAGCTGGTACCTGCTGAACGGGATCGGCATCGCGTACGCGGGCGTCTCGTTCGTCATGGTCATCGTGATGACCGCATTCGAACTCTTCATCCAGGCTGTCCAGGCGTACGTCTTCGTCCTCCTGGCCTGCAGCTTCCTGCAGGGCGCGCTCGCCGAGCACCACTGA
- a CDS encoding ATP synthase subunit C, protein MSQTLAAVTGSLSSVGYGLAAIGPGVGVGIIFGNGTQALARQPEAAGLIRANQILGFAFCEALALIGLVMPFVYA, encoded by the coding sequence ATGTCCCAGACCCTTGCTGCCGTCACCGGTTCCCTCAGCTCCGTTGGCTACGGCCTCGCGGCGATCGGCCCCGGCGTCGGCGTCGGCATCATCTTCGGTAACGGCACCCAGGCTCTTGCCCGTCAGCCCGAAGCTGCCGGTCTGATCCGCGCCAACCAGATCCTCGGCTTCGCCTTCTGTGAGGCGCTCGCCCTCATCGGTCTGGTCATGCCGTTCGTCTACGCCTGA
- a CDS encoding F0F1 ATP synthase subunit B encodes MNLLVLAAEEPGNPLLPPIPELVIGLIAFVIVFGFLAKKLLPNINKVLDERHAAIEGGIEKAEAAQTEAQSVLEQYKAQLAEARHEAARLRQDALEQGTALKEELRAEGQRQREEIIAAGHAQIEADRKAASSALRQDVGKLATDLAGKLVGESLEDHARQSRTIDRFLSELEEKAEAAR; translated from the coding sequence GTGAACCTCCTGGTTCTCGCGGCCGAGGAGCCGGGCAACCCGCTCCTCCCGCCGATCCCCGAGCTCGTCATCGGTCTGATCGCCTTCGTCATCGTCTTCGGCTTCCTCGCGAAGAAGCTCCTCCCGAACATCAACAAGGTTCTGGACGAGCGCCACGCGGCGATCGAAGGCGGTATCGAAAAGGCTGAGGCCGCTCAGACCGAGGCTCAGAGCGTTCTGGAGCAGTACAAGGCCCAGCTCGCCGAAGCCCGGCACGAGGCCGCTCGCCTGCGCCAGGACGCCCTGGAGCAGGGCACTGCGCTCAAGGAAGAACTCCGCGCAGAGGGCCAGCGGCAGCGTGAGGAGATCATCGCTGCCGGTCACGCCCAGATCGAGGCCGACCGCAAGGCCGCCTCTTCGGCGCTCCGCCAGGACGTGGGCAAGCTCGCCACCGACCTGGCCGGAAAGCTCGTCGGCGAGTCCCTCGAGGACCACGCCCGGCAGAGCCGCACGATCGACCGCTTCCTCAGCGAGCTCGAGGAGAAGGCCGAGGCCGCCCGATGA
- a CDS encoding F0F1 ATP synthase subunit delta — MNGASRDALATARERLDALTDNTSVDATKLAGELAAVTALLDREVSLRRVITDPAQSGEAKAELAGRLLGGQVGGETLDLVSGMVRSRWSRSRDLVDSLERLADTADLTAAESAGSLDDVEDELFRFGRIVSSSTELRAALTDRSASVSAKSTLLRSLLGGKANAVTERLVTRLVTHPRGRSLEAGLESLSTLAAERRGRRVATVTSAVPLSDVQKQRLGAVLAKLYGRPMHLNLDVDPTVLGGISVRVGDEVIDGTIADRIEEASRRMAG; from the coding sequence ATGAACGGAGCGAGCCGCGACGCGCTGGCCACCGCCCGCGAGCGTCTCGACGCGCTGACGGACAACACGTCCGTCGACGCGACGAAGCTCGCCGGCGAGCTGGCGGCCGTCACCGCGCTGCTCGACCGTGAGGTCTCGCTGCGTCGGGTCATCACCGACCCGGCGCAGTCCGGCGAGGCCAAGGCCGAGCTGGCCGGTCGTCTGCTCGGCGGCCAGGTGGGCGGGGAAACCCTCGACCTGGTGTCCGGCATGGTCCGGTCCCGCTGGTCGCGCTCCCGTGACCTGGTGGACTCGCTGGAGAGGCTGGCGGACACCGCCGACCTCACCGCGGCGGAGAGCGCCGGCTCCCTCGACGACGTCGAGGACGAGCTGTTCCGGTTCGGCCGGATCGTCTCTTCGAGCACCGAGCTGCGCGCCGCGCTGACCGACCGGTCGGCGAGCGTCTCCGCCAAGAGCACGCTGCTGCGCAGCCTGCTCGGCGGCAAGGCGAACGCCGTCACCGAGCGTCTGGTCACGCGTCTCGTCACGCACCCGCGTGGACGTAGCCTGGAAGCGGGACTCGAATCCCTCTCCACGCTCGCCGCCGAGCGCCGTGGCCGCAGGGTCGCCACCGTGACCAGTGCGGTTCCGCTCAGCGACGTGCAGAAGCAGCGTCTCGGCGCGGTGCTGGCCAAGCTCTACGGCCGCCCGATGCACCTGAACCTCGACGTGGACCCGACGGTCCTCGGCGGGATCTCGGTGCGGGTGGGCGACGAGGTCATCGACGGCACCATCGCGGACCGCATCGAAGAGGCGTCCCGTCGCATGGCCGGCTGA
- the atpA gene encoding F0F1 ATP synthase subunit alpha — protein MAELTIRPEEIRDALENFVQSYQPDAASREEVGTVSAAGDGIAKVEGLPSAMANELLKFEDGTLGLALNLDEREIGAVVLGEFSGIEEGQPVQRTGEVLSVGVGEGYLGRVVDPLGNPIDGLGEIATEGRRALELQAPGVMVRKSVHEPMQTGYKAIDAMVPVGRGQRQLIIGDRQTGKTALAVDTIINQRDNWRSGDVNKQVRCIYVAIGQKGSTIASVRGALEDAGALEYTTIVAAPASDPAGFKYLAPYTGSAIGQHWMYAGKHVLIIFDDLSKQADAYRAVSLLLRRPPGREAYPGDVFYLHSRLLERCAKLSDDMGAGSMTGLPIVETKANDVSAFIPTNVISITDGQCFLESDLFNAGQRPALNVGISVSRVGGSAQHKAMKQVSGRLRLDLAQYRELEAFAAFGSDLDAASKSSLERGKRLVELLKQGQYQPMPVEEQVISVWAGTTGKMDEVPVNDIRRFESELLEHLRVSRKDLLTSIADGGKMSDDTLTSIADAIADFKRGFETSDGKLLGEDAPAVNVSK, from the coding sequence ATGGCGGAGCTCACGATCCGGCCGGAGGAGATCCGGGACGCACTGGAGAACTTCGTCCAGTCGTACCAGCCGGACGCGGCCTCGCGCGAGGAGGTCGGCACGGTCAGCGCTGCCGGCGACGGCATCGCGAAGGTGGAGGGTCTGCCCTCCGCCATGGCGAACGAGCTGCTGAAGTTCGAGGACGGAACCCTTGGTCTCGCCCTGAACCTCGACGAGCGCGAGATCGGTGCGGTCGTCCTCGGCGAGTTCAGCGGTATCGAGGAGGGCCAGCCGGTGCAGCGCACCGGTGAGGTGCTCTCCGTCGGCGTCGGCGAGGGTTACCTCGGCCGCGTTGTCGACCCGCTCGGCAACCCGATCGACGGCCTCGGCGAGATCGCAACCGAGGGCCGCCGCGCCCTCGAGCTGCAGGCCCCCGGCGTCATGGTCCGCAAGTCGGTCCACGAGCCGATGCAGACCGGCTACAAGGCCATCGACGCGATGGTGCCGGTCGGCCGTGGTCAGCGTCAGCTGATCATCGGTGACCGTCAGACCGGCAAGACCGCTCTTGCCGTCGACACGATCATCAACCAGCGCGACAACTGGCGCTCGGGCGACGTGAACAAGCAGGTTCGCTGCATCTACGTCGCCATCGGCCAGAAGGGCTCGACCATCGCGTCCGTTCGCGGCGCCCTGGAAGACGCCGGCGCGCTCGAGTACACGACGATCGTCGCCGCCCCGGCGTCCGACCCGGCCGGCTTCAAGTACCTGGCGCCGTACACCGGTTCGGCCATCGGCCAGCACTGGATGTACGCCGGCAAGCACGTCCTGATCATCTTCGATGACCTGTCGAAGCAGGCCGACGCCTACCGCGCCGTGTCGCTGCTGCTGCGCCGTCCGCCGGGCCGCGAGGCCTACCCGGGCGACGTCTTCTACTTGCACTCCCGTCTGCTGGAGCGCTGCGCGAAGCTCTCCGACGACATGGGCGCCGGTTCGATGACCGGTCTGCCGATCGTCGAGACCAAGGCGAACGACGTGTCGGCGTTCATCCCGACCAACGTCATCTCCATCACCGACGGCCAGTGCTTCCTTGAGTCCGACCTGTTCAACGCGGGCCAGCGCCCGGCGCTGAACGTCGGTATCTCGGTCTCCCGCGTCGGTGGCTCGGCCCAGCACAAGGCCATGAAGCAGGTTTCCGGCCGTCTGCGCCTGGACCTAGCCCAGTACCGCGAGCTGGAGGCGTTCGCCGCCTTCGGTTCCGACCTGGACGCCGCGTCGAAGTCCTCGCTGGAGCGCGGCAAGCGTCTGGTCGAGCTGCTGAAGCAGGGCCAGTACCAGCCGATGCCCGTCGAGGAGCAGGTCATCTCCGTCTGGGCCGGTACCACCGGCAAGATGGACGAGGTCCCGGTCAACGACATCCGTCGCTTCGAGTCGGAGCTGCTGGAGCACCTGCGCGTCTCGCGCAAGGACCTCCTCACCTCCATCGCGGACGGCGGCAAGATGTCGGACGACACCCTTACCTCCATCGCTGACGCCATCGCTGACTTCAAGCGTGGGTTCGAGACCTCGGACGGCAAGCTGCTGGGCGAGGACGCGCCGGCCGTCAACGTCTCCAAGTGA
- a CDS encoding F0F1 ATP synthase subunit gamma — MGAQLRVYKRRIRAVTATKKITKAMEMIAASRIVKAQRKVAASMPYATELTRAVTAVATGSNTKHALTTEVEAPVRAAVLLITSDRGLAGGYSSNAIKQAERLTERLRGEGKEVDTYIVGRKGVAYYGFRERKVAESWTGFTDSPAYADAKRVAAPLIEAIQTVTAEGGVDELHIVYTEFVSMMTQNAVDGRMLPLSLDQAAEESGAKGEILPLFDFEPSAEDVLDALLPRYVESRIYNALLQSAASEHAARRRAMKSATDNAGDLIKSLSRLANAARQAEITQEISEIVGGASAMADATAGSDK, encoded by the coding sequence ATGGGAGCGCAGCTCCGGGTCTACAAGCGTCGTATCCGTGCCGTCACGGCGACCAAGAAGATCACCAAGGCGATGGAAATGATCGCCGCCTCGCGCATCGTCAAGGCACAGCGCAAGGTGGCGGCATCGATGCCGTACGCGACCGAGCTCACCCGTGCGGTGACCGCGGTGGCGACCGGTTCGAACACCAAGCACGCCCTGACGACCGAGGTCGAGGCACCGGTGCGTGCCGCGGTCCTGCTCATCACGAGCGACCGCGGTCTGGCCGGCGGCTACTCCTCGAACGCCATCAAGCAGGCGGAGCGGCTCACCGAGCGGCTGCGCGGCGAGGGCAAGGAGGTCGACACGTACATCGTCGGCCGTAAGGGTGTCGCCTACTACGGGTTCCGCGAGCGCAAGGTCGCGGAGTCGTGGACCGGCTTCACCGACAGCCCGGCCTACGCCGACGCCAAGCGCGTCGCGGCGCCGCTGATCGAGGCCATCCAGACGGTTACGGCCGAGGGTGGCGTCGACGAGCTGCACATCGTCTACACGGAATTCGTGTCGATGATGACGCAGAACGCGGTGGACGGCCGGATGCTGCCGCTCAGCCTCGACCAGGCTGCGGAGGAGAGCGGCGCGAAGGGCGAGATCCTTCCGCTGTTCGACTTCGAGCCGTCGGCGGAGGACGTCCTCGACGCCCTTCTGCCGCGCTACGTCGAGAGCCGCATCTACAACGCACTGCTGCAGTCGGCCGCTTCCGAGCACGCCGCCCGCCGCCGCGCGATGAAGTCGGCTACCGACAACGCCGGGGATCTCATCAAGAGTCTCTCCCGGCTTGCCAACGCGGCCCGCCAGGCCGAAATCACCCAGGAAATCAGCGAGATCGTCGGTGGCGCCAGCGCCATGGCAGACGCGACCGCGGGGAGTGACAAGTAA
- the atpD gene encoding F0F1 ATP synthase subunit beta has protein sequence MTTTVETAAATGRVARVIGPVVDVEFPVDAMPEIYNALKVQVADPAQDGELKTLTLEVAQHLGDGLVRTISMQPTDGLVRQATVINTGEGITVPVGDFTKGKVFNTLGEVLNYPEENANVTERWPIHRKAPRFDELESKTEMFETGVKVIDLLTPYVKGGKIGLFGGAGVGKTVLIQEMIYRVANNHDGVSVFAGVGERTREGNDLIEEMAESGVIDKTALVFGQMDEPPGTRLRVALAGLTMAEYFRDVQKQDVLFFIDNIFRYTQAGSEVSTLLGRMPSAVGYQPNLADEMGLLQERITSTRGHSITSMQAIYVPADDLTDPAPATTFAHLDATTVLSRPISEKGIYPAVDPLDSTSRILDPRYIAADHYATAMRVKGILQKYKDLQDIIAILGIDELGEEDKLVVHRARRVERFLSQNTHVAKQFTGVDGSDVPLEESIVAFNAICDGDYDHFPEQAFFLCGGIEDLKANAKELGVS, from the coding sequence ATGACGACCACTGTTGAGACGGCCGCCGCCACGGGCCGCGTCGCCCGGGTCATCGGCCCGGTCGTCGACGTGGAGTTCCCCGTCGACGCGATGCCCGAGATCTACAACGCGCTGAAGGTCCAGGTGGCCGACCCGGCCCAGGACGGCGAGCTGAAGACGCTGACCCTGGAAGTCGCCCAGCACCTGGGTGACGGCCTGGTCCGCACCATCTCCATGCAGCCCACCGACGGTCTGGTCCGCCAGGCCACGGTGATCAACACGGGCGAGGGCATCACCGTCCCCGTCGGTGACTTCACCAAGGGCAAGGTGTTCAACACCCTCGGTGAGGTGCTGAACTACCCGGAGGAGAACGCCAACGTCACCGAGCGCTGGCCGATCCACCGCAAGGCGCCCCGCTTCGACGAGCTCGAGTCGAAGACGGAGATGTTCGAGACCGGCGTCAAGGTCATCGACCTTCTCACCCCGTACGTCAAGGGTGGAAAGATCGGTCTGTTCGGTGGTGCCGGTGTCGGCAAGACCGTTCTGATCCAGGAAATGATCTACCGCGTGGCCAACAACCACGATGGTGTGTCGGTCTTCGCGGGCGTCGGTGAGCGTACCCGTGAGGGCAACGACCTCATCGAGGAGATGGCCGAGTCCGGCGTCATCGACAAGACGGCGCTTGTCTTCGGTCAGATGGACGAGCCCCCGGGCACCCGTCTTCGCGTCGCGCTGGCCGGTCTGACCATGGCGGAGTACTTCCGCGATGTTCAGAAGCAGGACGTGCTCTTCTTCATCGACAACATCTTCCGTTACACCCAGGCCGGTTCGGAGGTGTCGACCCTTCTGGGCCGCATGCCGTCCGCCGTGGGTTACCAGCCGAACCTGGCTGACGAGATGGGTCTGCTGCAGGAGCGCATCACCTCGACCCGCGGTCACTCGATCACCTCGATGCAGGCGATCTACGTCCCCGCGGACGACCTGACCGACCCGGCGCCGGCCACCACCTTCGCCCACCTCGACGCGACGACGGTTCTTTCCCGTCCGATCTCCGAGAAGGGCATCTACCCGGCCGTGGACCCGCTGGACTCGACGTCCCGCATCCTCGACCCGCGGTACATCGCGGCGGACCACTACGCCACGGCGATGCGCGTCAAGGGGATCCTGCAGAAGTACAAGGACCTCCAGGACATCATCGCGATCCTCGGTATCGACGAGCTGGGCGAGGAGGACAAGCTCGTTGTCCACCGTGCCCGTCGTGTCGAGCGCTTCCTGTCGCAGAACACCCACGTCGCCAAGCAGTTCACCGGCGTGGACGGTTCGGACGTTCCGCTCGAGGAGTCCATCGTCGCCTTCAACGCGATCTGCGACGGAGACTACGACCACTTCCCCGAGCAGGCGTTCTTCCTGTGCGGTGGCATTGAGGACCTCAAGGCCAACGCCAAGGAGCTGGGCGTCTCCTAA
- a CDS encoding F0F1 ATP synthase subunit epsilon gives MAAELHVELVAADRSVWSGEATLVVARTTSGDIGVMPGHQPLLGVLESGPVTIRTSGGDTVVAAVHGGFISFADNKLSLLAEIAELADEIDVERAERALERAKAETDSVSERRADVRLRAVSGR, from the coding sequence TTGGCTGCTGAGCTGCACGTCGAGCTGGTCGCGGCGGACCGGAGTGTCTGGTCCGGCGAGGCCACCCTGGTTGTCGCCCGCACCACGTCCGGCGACATCGGCGTCATGCCCGGTCACCAGCCGCTTCTCGGTGTGCTGGAATCGGGCCCGGTGACCATCCGCACCAGCGGGGGCGACACTGTCGTCGCCGCGGTGCACGGCGGTTTCATCTCGTTCGCGGACAACAAGCTGTCCCTGCTGGCCGAGATCGCCGAGCTTGCCGACGAGATCGATGTCGAGCGGGCGGAGCGGGCACTGGAGCGCGCGAAGGCGGAGACCGATTCGGTCTCCGAGCGTCGCGCCGATGTCCGGCTGCGCGCGGTTTCGGGGCGCTGA
- a CDS encoding DUF2550 domain-containing protein, with translation MLLALLVSGLSVVALVVVGLFVFGLRRRLIQRSGGTFDCSLRWGVAEEPDVSGKGWVYGVARYSGDRIDWFRVFSYSPRPRRLLERSSIEVIARRAPEGEEELALLSDAVVLGCVHRGTRLELAMSDDALTGFLAWLEAAPPGQRVNVA, from the coding sequence ATGCTCCTCGCTCTGCTTGTGAGCGGCCTGTCCGTAGTGGCCCTGGTGGTGGTCGGGCTGTTTGTCTTCGGACTGCGCCGCAGGCTGATCCAGCGCTCCGGCGGCACCTTCGACTGCAGCCTGCGCTGGGGCGTGGCCGAGGAGCCCGACGTCTCCGGCAAGGGCTGGGTGTACGGGGTCGCCCGCTACAGCGGTGACCGCATCGACTGGTTCCGCGTCTTCAGCTACTCCCCGCGGCCGCGCCGGCTGCTGGAGCGGTCCTCCATCGAGGTCATCGCCCGCCGTGCGCCCGAGGGCGAGGAGGAGCTGGCCCTGCTCTCCGACGCCGTCGTACTCGGCTGCGTCCACCGCGGCACCCGGCTGGAGCTGGCGATGAGCGATGACGCGCTGACCGGTTTCCTGGCCTGGCTCGAGGCGGCTCCGCCCGGGCAGCGGGTGAACGTCGCCTGA
- a CDS encoding glycoside hydrolase family 18 chitinase, with protein MLRRVAAALAVLTLPLAGLVAVAGPAAAAASATATYTKVSDWGSGFEGKWTVKNTGTTTLSSWTVEWDYPSGTAVTSAWDATVTSSGTHWTGKNVGWNGTLAPGATISFGFNGTGGGAPSGCKVNGGSCDGGTTPTDNPPSAPGTPTASGVTDTSVTLGWAAATDDKGVKNYDVYRGGAKVATVTSPSYTDSGLTKGTTYGYTVTARDTIDQTGPSSGSVSVTTTGTTTPPDPDPGNPGAAVKLGYFTNWGVYQRNYHVKNLVTSGTAAKITHINYAFGNVQGGKCTIGDAYADYQKTYDASSSVSGTADTWDQPVAGNFNQLRQLKKKYPNIKVLYSFGGWTWSGGFGQAAANPAAFAQSCYDLVEDPRWADVFDGIDIDWEYPNACGLTCDTSGAASLKNVLSALRAKFGGSNLVTAAISADGSNGGKLDVADYAGAAQHVDFYNVMTYDFFGAWAAQGPTAPHSPLTSYTGIPIAGFNSEAAITKLKGKGIAGSKLNLGIGFYGRGWTGVTQATPGGTATGPAPGTYEQGIEDYKVLKNSCPSTGTIAGTAYAKCGSNWWSYDTPATIAGKMSWVKQQGLKGAFYWEFSGDTGNGELATAVHTGLQ; from the coding sequence CTGCTTCGAAGAGTCGCGGCCGCCCTGGCCGTCCTCACCCTGCCCCTCGCCGGACTCGTGGCCGTCGCCGGCCCCGCCGCGGCAGCCGCCTCGGCGACGGCGACGTACACCAAGGTCTCCGACTGGGGCTCCGGCTTCGAGGGCAAGTGGACGGTGAAGAACACCGGCACGACCACCCTCAGCAGCTGGACCGTGGAGTGGGACTACCCGTCCGGCACCGCCGTCACCTCCGCCTGGGACGCCACCGTCACCAGCTCCGGCACCCACTGGACCGGAAAGAACGTTGGCTGGAACGGCACCCTCGCCCCGGGCGCCACCATCAGCTTCGGCTTCAACGGCACCGGCGGCGGCGCCCCCAGCGGCTGCAAGGTCAACGGCGGCAGCTGTGACGGCGGCACCACCCCCACCGACAATCCGCCCAGCGCCCCCGGCACCCCCACGGCCAGCGGCGTCACCGACACCTCCGTGACCCTCGGCTGGGCCGCGGCCACCGACGACAAGGGCGTCAAGAACTACGACGTCTACCGCGGCGGCGCCAAGGTCGCCACCGTCACGTCCCCCTCGTACACCGACTCGGGCCTGACCAAGGGCACGACGTACGGCTACACGGTCACCGCCCGCGACACCATCGACCAGACCGGTCCCTCCTCCGGTTCCGTCTCGGTGACCACCACCGGCACCACCACCCCGCCCGACCCGGACCCCGGCAACCCCGGCGCCGCGGTCAAGCTCGGCTACTTCACGAACTGGGGCGTCTACCAGCGCAACTACCACGTGAAGAACCTGGTCACCTCCGGCACCGCCGCGAAGATCACGCACATCAACTACGCCTTCGGCAACGTCCAGGGCGGCAAGTGCACGATCGGTGACGCCTACGCCGACTACCAGAAGACCTACGACGCCTCCTCCAGCGTCTCCGGCACCGCCGACACCTGGGACCAGCCGGTCGCGGGCAACTTCAACCAGCTGCGCCAGCTGAAGAAGAAGTACCCGAACATCAAGGTCCTGTACTCCTTCGGCGGCTGGACCTGGTCCGGCGGCTTCGGCCAGGCCGCGGCCAACCCGGCCGCCTTCGCCCAGTCCTGCTACGACCTGGTCGAGGACCCGCGCTGGGCCGACGTGTTCGACGGCATCGACATCGACTGGGAGTACCCGAACGCGTGCGGCCTGACCTGCGACACCAGCGGGGCCGCCTCCCTGAAGAACGTGCTCTCGGCGCTGCGCGCGAAGTTCGGCGGCAGCAACCTGGTCACCGCGGCGATCTCCGCCGACGGCTCCAACGGCGGCAAGCTCGACGTCGCGGACTACGCGGGCGCCGCACAGCACGTCGACTTCTACAACGTCATGACGTACGACTTCTTCGGCGCGTGGGCGGCGCAGGGCCCGACGGCCCCGCACTCCCCGCTCACCTCGTACACCGGCATCCCGATCGCCGGGTTCAACTCCGAGGCCGCGATCACCAAGCTCAAGGGCAAGGGCATCGCCGGCTCCAAGCTCAACCTCGGCATCGGCTTCTACGGCCGGGGCTGGACCGGCGTCACCCAGGCCACGCCCGGCGGCACCGCCACCGGACCGGCCCCGGGCACCTACGAGCAGGGCATCGAGGACTACAAGGTCCTCAAGAACAGCTGCCCCTCGACCGGCACCATCGCCGGCACGGCGTACGCCAAGTGCGGCAGCAACTGGTGGAGCTACGACACCCCCGCCACCATCGCCGGGAAGATGAGCTGGGTGAAGCAGCAGGGCCTCAAGGGCGCCTTCTACTGGGAGTTCAGCGGCGACACCGGCAACGGCGAGCTGGCCACCGCGGTCCACACCGGCCTTCAGTAA
- a CDS encoding response regulator transcription factor, producing the protein MTTVRVVVAEDQGAVRSGLVLILRSAGDIEVVGEAADGEEAVRLARELRPDLVLMDVQMPRLDGVSATRQVVAEGLADVLVLTTFDLDEYVFGALRAGAAGFLLKDADAAELITAVRTVARGEGLIAPAVTRRLIAEFAAPRPVRVPVPAAVESLTRREREVLGCLGEGLSNAEIAVRLEMAEATAKTHVSRLLAKLELRSRVQAAVLAQELGL; encoded by the coding sequence GTGACGACGGTCAGGGTAGTGGTGGCGGAGGACCAGGGCGCGGTGCGGTCCGGGCTGGTCCTGATCCTGCGCAGCGCGGGCGACATCGAGGTGGTGGGCGAGGCGGCCGACGGGGAGGAGGCGGTGCGCCTGGCCCGGGAGCTGCGGCCGGACCTGGTGCTCATGGACGTGCAGATGCCGCGCCTGGACGGGGTCTCGGCGACCCGCCAGGTGGTCGCGGAGGGCCTGGCCGACGTCCTCGTCCTGACCACGTTCGACCTGGACGAGTACGTCTTCGGGGCGCTGCGCGCGGGCGCGGCCGGCTTCCTGCTGAAGGACGCGGACGCGGCGGAGCTGATCACGGCGGTACGGACGGTCGCGCGCGGGGAGGGCCTGATCGCGCCGGCGGTGACCCGGCGGCTGATCGCGGAGTTCGCGGCTCCGCGGCCCGTACGGGTGCCCGTGCCGGCGGCGGTGGAGTCACTGACCCGGCGCGAGCGGGAAGTGCTGGGGTGCCTGGGCGAGGGCTTGTCGAACGCGGAGATCGCGGTGCGCCTGGAGATGGCGGAGGCCACGGCGAAGACGCACGTCAGCAGGCTCCTGGCGAAGCTGGAGCTTCGCAGCCGGGTCCAAGCAGCGGTGTTGGCACAGGAGTTGGGGCTCTAG